A window from Megalobrama amblycephala isolate DHTTF-2021 linkage group LG21, ASM1881202v1, whole genome shotgun sequence encodes these proteins:
- the tomm20b gene encoding mitochondrial import receptor subunit TOM20 homolog B, with protein sequence MMGGSSSRIAAGLGAALFVGYCIYFDRKRRSDPNYKNKLRERRKKQKAAQEKAGLSRLPDLKDAEAVQKFFLEEIQLGEELLAQGDYEKGVDHLTNAIAVCGQPQQLLQVLQQTLPPPVFQMLLTKLPTISQRIVSAQSVSDDDIE encoded by the exons ATGATGGgcggcagcagcagcaggaTCGCGGCGGGTTTGGGCGCGGCGCTGTTCGTCGGTTACTGCATTTACTTCGACAGAAAGAGACGGAGCGACCCGAACTACAAGAACAAACTGCGAGAAC GAAGGAAGAAGCAGAAGGCAGCTCAGGAGAAAGCAGGATTATCAAGG TTACCAGACCTGAAAGACGCTGAAGCCGTTCAGAAGTTCTTCCTGGAGGAGATCCAGCTGGGAGAAGAGCTGCTGGCTCAGG gtGACTATGAGAAGGGCGTGGATCACCTGACGAATGCGATCGCCGTGTGCGGTCAGCCACAGCAGCTCCTGCAGGTTCTGCAGCAGACGCTTCCTCCTCCGGTCTTCCAGATGCTGCTGACCAAACTGCCCACCATCAGCCAG CGTATCGTCAGCGCTCAGAGCGTCAGTGACGACGACATCGAGTAG
- the rbm34 gene encoding RNA-binding protein 34: MKKKKQLVNRAAGDAGDYTVGQVSGSLFPEQHKPGALSALFSSTSSENTLVFVPAPKTEPKPTAASDVKSPGQIHKPIQTPKTLSAAEKKLQDRESALQNADDEGRTSAKKVKRKRPDEEEEERPGKRRKNKNNAEERIKLKRTVFVGNLPASCTKKDILSLFKQAGAIESVRFRSVVREDPTMSRKMAAIQRKVHPKKQNINAYIVFREEEAAAGALKWNGQEIEAGFHIRVDRVSQRSGHDHKRSIFVGNLPYDISELPVREHFLECGNVEAVRLVRDRESGMGKGFGYVLFESPDSVMLALKLDGSTLLERKIRVKRSVKKEKVKKSHQGRQSEGKERWRGGGGGGGFKGPKQEFRNKPGRTHSTMNPGRKPTQASSFKGETADPAAKRGKGLKKKFKHKKKKPAVHI, translated from the exons atgaagaagaagaagcagctcgtGAACAG AGCCGCTGGAGATGCAGGAGATTACACGGTCGGTCAGGTGTCCGGCAGCCTGTTCCCAGAACAGCACAAACCTGGAGCTTTATCGGCTTTATTCTCCTCCACTTCCTCAGAAAACACTCTAGTCTTCGTTCCTGCGCCCAAA ACGGAGCCTAAACCCACTGCAGCGTCTGATGTCAAGAGTCCCGGTCAGATCCACAAACCGATCCAGACTCCGAAGACTCTCTCGGCGGCGGAGAAGAAGCTCCAGGACCG AGAGAGCGCGCTGCAGAACGCAGACGATGAAGGACGAACGAGTGCGAAGAAAGTCAAGCGCAAGCGTCCggatgaggaggaagaggagcgaCCCGGCAAACGCAGAAAGAACAAGAACAACGCAGAGGAGCGAATCAAGCTGAAGCGGACGGTGTTTGTGGGGAATCTGCCGGCCAGCTGCACGAAGAAG GATATCCTGTCCCTGTTCAAGCAGGCTGGAGCCATCGAGTCGGTCCGCTTCCGTTCAGTG GTTCGTGAAGACCCGACCATGTCCCGCAAAATGGCGGCCATCCA GAGGAAAGTTCATCCGAAAAAGCAGAATATTAACGCTTACATTGTGTTCAGAGAGGAagaggcggcggctggagcccTGAAATG GAATGGTCAGGAGATTGAGGCGGGTTTCCATATCCGAGTGGACCGAGTCTCTCAGCGCTCCGGA CATGATCATAAAAGGTCCATATTTGTGGGGAATTTACCGTATG ATATATCGGAGCTTCCGGTGCGAGAACACTTCCTGGAGTGCGGGAACGTGGAGGCCGTGCGTTTGGTGCGAGACAGAGAGTCTGGGATGGGGAAGGGCTTCGGATACGTCCTGTTTGAG AGTCCAGATTCAGTGATGTTGGCGTTGAAACTCGACGGCTCCACGTTACTGGAGCGAAAGATCAGGGTGAAGCGCTCTGTGAAGAAGGAAAAAGTGAAGAAATCACATCAAGGTCGTCAGTCAGAAGGAAAAGAGcgatggagaggaggaggaggaggaggaggattcAAAGGTCCAAAGCAGGAGTTCAGAAACAAGCCGGGAAGAACTCACTCCACGATGAATCCTGGCAGGAAACCAACACAAGCTTCATCGTTCAAGGGAGAGACGGCAGATCCTGCTGCCAAGAGAGGGAAAGGACTGAAAAAGAAGTTTAAGCACAAGAAAAAGAAACCTGCTGTTCACATTTAA